Proteins encoded in a region of the Rhodoligotrophos appendicifer genome:
- a CDS encoding site-specific DNA-methyltransferase: MGVDHFSGVKDKLNNILIGDCLQELTKIPSKSVDAVFADPPYNLQLRGELLRPNNSRVDGVESDWDHFASFAQYDDFSRRWLQECRRIMRDSATLWVIGSYHNIFRLGTALQDMGFWLLNDVVWRKTNPMPNFRGKRFTNAHETLIWAAKSADQKRYTFNYEAMKALNDDIQMRSDWLLPICTGGERLRNKDGHKVHPTQKPESLLHRVILASTHPGDTILDPFFGTGTTGVVAKRLGRNFIGIERDPAYAKAASDRISLTTPMEGDAIKVTTGKRAEPRIPFGAVVERGLIAPGTTLYDPARRHAAKVRADGTLISKDATGSIHKIGAHVQGIVACNGWTFWHMIAEKNLVPIDIMRQKLRAELAA; the protein is encoded by the coding sequence ATGGGTGTCGATCATTTTTCGGGAGTCAAGGATAAATTAAACAATATTTTAATTGGAGATTGCCTTCAAGAATTGACGAAGATCCCGTCGAAGTCTGTCGACGCCGTTTTTGCCGATCCACCCTATAATCTTCAGCTCCGCGGAGAGCTTCTTCGCCCCAATAATTCTAGGGTAGACGGAGTTGAATCCGACTGGGACCACTTTGCCAGCTTTGCTCAGTATGATGACTTCTCCCGCAGATGGCTGCAAGAATGCCGCAGAATAATGCGGGACTCGGCTACTTTATGGGTCATTGGAAGCTACCATAATATCTTTCGCCTAGGCACTGCTCTCCAGGATATGGGTTTTTGGCTCCTGAATGATGTCGTCTGGAGAAAGACCAATCCGATGCCGAACTTTCGTGGAAAGCGTTTTACCAATGCACACGAAACCCTGATTTGGGCGGCTAAGAGTGCCGACCAGAAGCGCTACACATTCAACTATGAGGCTATGAAGGCCTTGAACGATGACATCCAGATGCGATCCGATTGGCTCCTCCCGATCTGTACCGGAGGGGAGCGCTTGAGGAACAAAGATGGGCACAAAGTGCACCCCACTCAAAAGCCCGAATCCTTGCTTCATCGGGTGATTTTGGCCTCGACCCATCCGGGCGACACGATTCTGGATCCATTTTTTGGCACTGGCACAACCGGCGTTGTCGCGAAGAGGCTCGGCAGGAACTTCATAGGCATCGAACGTGATCCTGCGTATGCTAAAGCGGCGTCAGACCGGATCTCGCTGACGACGCCCATGGAGGGTGATGCAATAAAGGTCACAACTGGAAAGCGAGCCGAACCCCGAATTCCCTTTGGTGCAGTTGTGGAGCGCGGCCTCATAGCTCCAGGAACAACGCTTTATGATCCCGCGCGTCGACACGCCGCCAAAGTTAGAGCAGACGGAACGTTGATCTCCAAGGATGCCACCGGATCTATCCACAAGATTGGTGCACATGTTCAGGGAATCGTAGCCTGCAACGGGTGGACTTTCTGGCATATGATCGCAGAGAAAAATCTGGTTCCCATAGACATTATGCGCCAAAAATTGCGGGCTGAATTGGCCGCGTAA